Proteins encoded by one window of Amaranthus tricolor cultivar Red isolate AtriRed21 chromosome 4, ASM2621246v1, whole genome shotgun sequence:
- the LOC130810114 gene encoding soluble inorganic pyrophosphatase 6, chloroplastic gives MATTRVMAAATSTSCTLILKRPPSFHSVKRSLSFTPTLSRKLFTCRAIHRPEDVVSKEHGQPETLDYRVFFEDNSGKKVSPWHDIPLQLGDGVFNFVVEIPKESSAKMEVATDELYTPIKQDTKKGKLRYYPYNINWNYGLLPQTWEDPSHANSDVEGAFGDNDPVDVVEIGEKQRKIGEILKVKPLGALAMIDEGELDWKIIAISLDDPKASLVNDVEDVEKHFPGTLTAIRDWFRDYKIPDGKPANKFGLGNKAANKDYALKVITETNESWAKLVKRNIGAGELSLV, from the exons ATGGCGACTACAAGAGTAATGGCCGCAGCCACAAGCACAAGCTGTACTTTAATCTTGAAACGTCCTCCTTCTTTTCACTCTGTTAAACGATCTCTTTCTTTCACTCCAACTCTCTCTAGAAAGCTCTTTACTTGTCGCGCTATTCATAGACCTGAAGATGTTGTTTCTAAAGAGCATGGTCAGCCTGAAACCCTTGATTATCGTGTCTTTTTTGAAGATAATTCTGGCAAAAAA GTTTCCCCATGGCATGATATCCCTTTGCAATTGGGAGATGGTGTTTTTAATTTTGTGGTTGAAATACCGAAAGAGTCAAGTGCCAAGATGGAGGTTGCTACTGATGAACTTTACACTCCCATAAAACAAGATACAAAGAAGGGAAAACTTCGATATTATCC GTACAATATTAATTGGAATTATGGCCTATTGCCGCAAACATGGGAAGACCCATCACATGCCAACTCTGACGTAGAAGGTGCATTCGGAGACAATGATCCTG TCGACGTAGTTGAAATCGGTGAAAAGCAGCGGAAGATCGGAGAGATTCTGAAAGTCAAGCCTCTTGGTGCTTTGGCCATGATTGATGAGGGTGAACTGGACTGGAAAATAATTGCAATTTCATTGGATGATCCAAAAGCTTCTCTTGTGAATGACGTTGAGGATGTGGAGAAGCATTTCCCT GGAACTTTAACAGCAATCAGGGACTGGTTTAGAGATTACAAGATCCCTGATGGAAAACCAGCTAACAAGTTTGGTCTTGGCAACAAGGCAGCAAACAAG GATTATGCCCTCAAGGTCATCACCGAGACTAATGAGTCGTGGGCTAAACTTGTCAAGCGTAACATTGGTGCCGGGGAGCTATCCCTAGTGTGA
- the LOC130810116 gene encoding uncharacterized protein LOC130810116 translates to MSSKSPSSSSSSSIKSSTFLPSSSSSSSSSSTSLSIDHHTCSSKNNTKDDQEEEQINSILTVSKSKSDRLLGKFFDALEYDFDYDRSSIWSPPIRRSVFLTSPGIIVSSDDYNYMIHKLDHTSPKKNNNKYKKCFTFSSCRRFFLSCFNVFWCY, encoded by the exons ATGTCATCTAAatctccatcatcatcatcatcatcatcaatcaaATCATCCACATTCcttccatcatcatcatcatcatcatcatcatcatcaacatcttTATCCATAGATCATCATACTTGTTCatcaaaaaacaatactaaagATGATCAAGAAGAAGAACAAATTAACTCTATACTAACagtatcaaaatcaaaatcagatagACTTTTGGGGAAATTCTTTGATGCATTAGagtatgattttgattatgataGAAGTAGCATATGGTCTCCTCCTATTCGTAGAAGTGTATTCTTGACTTCTCCTGGAATTATTGTTTCTTCTGATGATTATAATTATATGATTCATAAACTTGATCATACTTCTCCTaagaaaaacaacaacaaatacaagAAGTGCTTTACTTTTAGCTCTTGCAGAAGGTTTTTCTTGTCTTGCTTCAAT GTCTTTTGGTGCTATTAA